In Patescibacteria group bacterium, the following proteins share a genomic window:
- the rplU gene encoding 50S ribosomal protein L21: MFAIISYKNNQYKVSEGTTINLPMSDYDDKNKKIIFDSVLLVSDDKKTEIGKPEIKNAKVEGEILETGRTDKVRILKFRAKKRYKRTAGSRSSYLKVQINKIESK, from the coding sequence ATGTTTGCAATAATTTCTTACAAAAACAATCAGTACAAGGTGTCCGAAGGGACAACTATCAATCTACCGATGTCTGATTACGATGACAAGAACAAGAAAATCATTTTTGATTCGGTTTTGCTTGTTTCTGATGATAAAAAAACGGAAATCGGTAAACCGGAGATAAAAAATGCCAAAGTCGAAGGAGAAATTCTAGAAACTGGCAGAACGGACAAAGTTCGCATCTTGAAGTTCCGAGCAAAGAAGAGATACAAGCGAACTGCCGGGTCAAGAAGTTCGTATTTAAAGGTTCAAATTAATAAAATAGAGTCCAAATGA
- the rplK gene encoding 50S ribosomal protein L11 yields the protein MAKKVKTIVKLQCPAGKANPAPPVGPALGQHGVNIMEFCQAFNEQTREKGDTIIPVEITIYEDRTFTFILKTPPAAILLKKACNIQSGAANSKKDKVAKISQEKLKQIAEEKMADLNANDVSAAMKVIAGTARSMGIEVEKK from the coding sequence ATGGCAAAAAAAGTAAAAACAATTGTAAAACTGCAATGCCCTGCCGGAAAAGCAAATCCTGCCCCCCCGGTTGGACCAGCCCTTGGCCAACATGGTGTAAACATCATGGAATTTTGCCAAGCTTTTAATGAGCAAACTCGAGAAAAAGGTGACACTATTATTCCGGTTGAAATTACGATTTACGAAGATCGAACCTTTACCTTTATTTTGAAAACCCCCCCAGCGGCAATCCTCCTTAAAAAAGCTTGTAATATTCAGAGTGGGGCTGCGAACTCGAAAAAGGACAAAGTCGCGAAAATCTCACAAGAAAAATTGAAGCAGATTGCTGAAGAAAAAATGGCTGATCTAAATGCAAATGATGTTTCTGCTGCAATGAAAGTTATTGCTGGCACTGCTAGAAGTATGGGAATCGAAGTCGAGAAGAAGTAA
- the nusG gene encoding transcription termination/antitermination protein NusG, with protein sequence MAEEKIEKIEEPVSVDKVSGESETEEMILKEEEPSPQADEEKKSFLTLKQSGERNWYVIHTYSGYEEQVADSLKQRIESLGMADKIFDVIVPKEKQIEIRNGKRRTVEKRIFPGYVLVDMIVTDDSWYVVRNTPNVTGFIGFGVRPTPMSKDEIGRIKKRMGVEEPKYKVDFKEGELVRITDGALKGFEGKVEEINQDKGSVKVLVNMFGRETPVNLDFLQVKKV encoded by the coding sequence ATGGCAGAAGAAAAAATTGAAAAAATTGAAGAGCCTGTTTCTGTCGATAAGGTTTCGGGCGAGAGTGAAACCGAAGAGATGATTCTCAAGGAAGAAGAGCCATCACCACAAGCCGACGAAGAAAAGAAAAGCTTTCTAACCTTAAAGCAGTCTGGCGAGCGTAACTGGTATGTAATTCACACTTATTCTGGATACGAGGAACAAGTTGCTGATTCCCTTAAACAGAGAATCGAATCTCTTGGCATGGCTGATAAAATTTTTGATGTCATTGTTCCAAAAGAAAAGCAAATCGAAATCAGAAATGGTAAAAGACGAACCGTTGAAAAAAGAATTTTCCCAGGATATGTCCTTGTTGACATGATTGTAACTGATGATTCTTGGTATGTTGTTCGAAACACTCCGAATGTTACCGGATTTATTGGATTCGGCGTTCGCCCAACCCCGATGTCGAAGGATGAAATTGGCAGAATCAAGAAACGAATGGGTGTTGAAGAACCAAAGTATAAAGTCGATTTCAAAGAAGGCGAATTGGTTCGTATTACCGATGGGGCACTCAAGGGATTTGAAGGTAAGGTTGAAGAAATTAACCAAGACAAAGGTTCTGTCAAAGTGCTTGTTAATATGTTTGGTCGTGAAACACCTGTAAACTTAGACTTCTTGCAAGTTAAAAAAGTGTAA